A section of the Rhodobacteraceae bacterium M382 genome encodes:
- a CDS encoding NAD(P)/FAD-dependent oxidoreductase produces the protein MSVEHIDTLVVGGGQAGIAMSEHLSNNGVPHLVLEKNRVAEAWRTGRWDNLVANGPAWHDRFPNLEFADVDPDAFPTKERVADYLNDYAEMIKAPIRTGVEVKSAERLDGQGRFRVETSDGVIEARNVVAATGAFQHPVIPPVVPADAGVEQIHSFYYRNPDQLPEGAVMVVGAGSSGAQIADELNRAGREVYLSVGPHDRPPRAYRGRDFVWWLGVLGLWDVAALKPGTEHVTISVSGAYGGQTMDFRRLGNEGVTLVGLTQSYTDGMLTFAGDLQDNVNGGDINYKEMLDAADAYVARTGIDLPEEPEARIAFADPDCLTNPISELNLAEAGVTSIIWATGFRQDFSWMKVDAFDDTGKPQHQRGVSSEPGIYFLGLPWQSRRGSTFIWGVWHDAKHVADQIATQRKYLEYRGPTES, from the coding sequence ATGTCAGTTGAACACATAGATACGCTTGTTGTTGGAGGTGGCCAGGCCGGCATCGCCATGAGCGAACATCTGAGCAACAATGGTGTGCCTCACCTCGTATTGGAAAAGAACCGTGTCGCCGAAGCCTGGCGGACGGGCCGCTGGGACAATCTGGTGGCCAATGGTCCGGCTTGGCATGACCGTTTCCCAAACCTGGAATTCGCTGATGTCGATCCGGATGCCTTTCCGACCAAAGAACGCGTCGCTGATTATCTGAACGACTACGCCGAGATGATCAAAGCACCGATCCGAACCGGTGTTGAAGTCAAAAGCGCCGAACGTCTGGACGGTCAGGGCCGGTTCCGCGTCGAAACCTCTGATGGTGTGATTGAAGCCAGGAACGTCGTGGCGGCAACTGGTGCCTTCCAACATCCGGTTATCCCGCCGGTTGTTCCAGCTGATGCTGGCGTTGAACAAATCCATTCGTTTTACTATCGCAACCCCGATCAGCTGCCCGAAGGTGCAGTGATGGTTGTGGGTGCCGGGTCTTCGGGTGCTCAGATTGCTGATGAACTGAACCGCGCTGGGCGCGAGGTTTACCTGTCGGTCGGCCCGCATGATCGCCCGCCGCGGGCCTATCGGGGTCGTGACTTTGTCTGGTGGCTGGGAGTTCTGGGTCTGTGGGACGTTGCTGCGCTGAAACCCGGAACCGAACATGTGACGATCTCGGTCAGCGGTGCCTATGGTGGGCAGACCATGGATTTCCGTCGCCTCGGTAACGAAGGCGTCACCCTTGTCGGGCTGACACAATCTTACACCGACGGTATGCTGACCTTTGCTGGTGATCTGCAGGATAATGTCAACGGTGGCGACATCAACTATAAGGAAATGCTGGACGCCGCAGATGCCTATGTCGCACGTACCGGCATCGACCTGCCCGAAGAGCCCGAGGCCCGTATTGCCTTTGCCGACCCCGATTGCCTGACCAATCCGATCAGTGAGCTGAACCTTGCAGAGGCAGGCGTGACGTCGATCATCTGGGCCACCGGATTCCGTCAGGACTTCAGCTGGATGAAGGTTGATGCTTTTGACGACACTGGCAAACCGCAGCACCAGCGCGGGGTATCATCCGAACCGGGCATCTATTTTCTGGGGCTGCCCTGGCAGTCGCGTCGCGGATCGACCTTTATCTGGGGGGTCTGGCATGACGCCAAACATGTGGCCGATCAGATTGCCACCCAGCGCAAGTATCTGGAGTATCGCGGCCCAACCGAAAGCTGA
- a CDS encoding 4-hydroxyphenylacetate 3-hydroxylase family protein, whose amino-acid sequence MIRTGSEYLASLSAGREVYVNGERVRDVSGHPQFKPLVDIRARIYDMQHQAPHADLMTYTEAGEVSAMGYKLPYSQADWWAKRRATDHMMNEIGGVVTRVGDETVGEMWSLLDGADVLAELDPQFAGNIRTHIDAVLRQDLFQVSANTDPKGDRSRPPRDQDPDMLLHVVRETDAGIIVRGAKFETAAAYANQAFTKPTIANWGEEEMSPYAVGFICDLNAPGLKFICRTGFAGRAPAADYPLANRFDEIDTLVVFDDVLIPWENVLFYRHTRAAMFMRATLHRYSAFPFLQRILKQTDMMIGAALYNVRQTGLDREQGVQEKLSTLACYREGINAHLTASVALAEKSPAGLMMPNQSLLYAGRVQACSQLPAMVQLTRDLCGGQVCVTPDAASFASDDTGPWLEKYYTLNDEWAAEDRRRLLAFARDLLNSDYAGHRLSFQLFAQSPPHTHLAAVYQNFDWDGPMAFVKHAADLSDTVMGLRTTSKADSAVSRWFAMDATQSDSITAH is encoded by the coding sequence ATGATACGCACAGGATCTGAGTATCTCGCCTCGTTGAGCGCAGGCCGTGAGGTTTATGTGAATGGCGAACGGGTGCGTGATGTTTCGGGGCATCCTCAGTTCAAGCCGTTGGTGGATATTCGGGCGCGGATTTATGACATGCAGCATCAGGCGCCGCATGCGGATCTGATGACCTATACCGAAGCTGGCGAGGTTTCGGCCATGGGCTACAAGCTGCCCTACAGCCAGGCCGATTGGTGGGCCAAACGCCGCGCCACCGATCACATGATGAATGAAATCGGCGGGGTCGTGACCCGGGTGGGCGATGAAACCGTGGGCGAGATGTGGTCGCTACTGGATGGGGCTGATGTGCTGGCCGAACTCGACCCGCAGTTTGCCGGCAACATCCGGACCCATATCGACGCGGTGCTGCGTCAGGACCTGTTCCAGGTCTCGGCCAATACCGACCCCAAGGGCGACCGGTCGCGTCCGCCCCGGGATCAGGACCCGGACATGCTGTTGCATGTGGTGCGCGAAACCGATGCCGGGATCATCGTGCGCGGGGCCAAATTCGAAACCGCAGCCGCCTATGCCAACCAGGCCTTTACCAAGCCGACGATCGCCAATTGGGGCGAGGAAGAGATGTCGCCCTATGCGGTCGGGTTCATCTGTGATCTGAACGCGCCGGGGTTGAAATTCATCTGTCGCACCGGGTTTGCCGGTCGCGCGCCTGCCGCAGATTACCCGCTGGCCAACCGGTTTGACGAGATCGACACGCTGGTGGTGTTTGACGATGTGCTGATCCCCTGGGAGAACGTGCTGTTTTACCGCCACACCCGCGCGGCGATGTTCATGCGCGCCACGTTGCACCGGTATTCGGCGTTTCCGTTCCTGCAGCGCATCCTGAAACAGACCGACATGATGATCGGTGCGGCGCTGTACAATGTCCGCCAGACCGGGCTGGACCGCGAACAGGGCGTGCAGGAGAAGCTGTCGACCCTGGCGTGCTACCGCGAAGGGATCAACGCACATCTGACGGCGTCGGTGGCGTTGGCGGAAAAATCGCCCGCCGGGCTGATGATGCCGAACCAATCGCTGCTGTATGCGGGCCGGGTGCAGGCCTGTTCGCAACTGCCCGCCATGGTGCAGCTGACCCGCGACCTGTGCGGTGGCCAGGTCTGCGTGACCCCGGATGCGGCGAGTTTCGCCAGCGATGACACGGGTCCGTGGCTCGAGAAATACTATACCCTCAACGACGAATGGGCGGCCGAGGACCGGCGCAGGCTGCTGGCCTTTGCCCGCGACCTGCTGAATTCGGATTACGCCGGTCACCGCCTGTCGTTCCAGCTGTTCGCCCAATCCCCGCCCCACACCCACCTCGCGGCTGTCTACCAGAACTTTGACTGGGACGGGCCGATGGCATTCGTCAAACACGCCGCAGACCTGTCCGACACCGTCATGGGACTAAGGACAACGTCAAAGGCAGATAGCGCTGTCAGCCGGTGGTTCGCGATGGATGCAACGCAGAGCGATAGCATCACCGCCCATTAG
- a CDS encoding RidA family protein, with protein MAHTRIRKFNTSDTYPEQNLDNDLCQAVVTQGGKTVYLRGQCPQNLDDAVNIDSHDPVEQTHKVMQNIRQLIEEAGGRMEHLVKVVVYITDVRYREDVYRTMGEYIKGVHPVSTGLVVQALARPDWLVEIDGTAVIPD; from the coding sequence ATGGCCCATACCCGTATTCGTAAGTTCAATACCTCGGACACCTACCCGGAACAGAACCTGGACAATGATCTGTGTCAGGCTGTTGTGACCCAAGGTGGCAAAACTGTTTATCTGCGTGGCCAGTGCCCGCAGAATCTGGATGACGCCGTGAATATTGACAGTCACGACCCTGTCGAACAGACCCACAAGGTGATGCAGAACATCCGTCAACTGATCGAAGAGGCGGGTGGTAGGATGGAGCATCTGGTCAAGGTTGTCGTTTATATCACCGATGTGCGCTACCGCGAGGACGTCTATCGCACCATGGGCGAATATATCAAAGGCGTGCATCCGGTGTCGACTGGTCTGGTCGTTCAGGCGCTGGCCCGTCCCGATTGGCTGGTCGAAATTGATGGTACAGCAGTCATTCCCGATTGA
- the tsaD gene encoding tRNA (adenosine(37)-N6)-threonylcarbamoyltransferase complex transferase subunit TsaD encodes MTDTHTILGLESSCDDTAAAVVRQTSDQRAQILSSVVFGQTDLHRAFGGVVPEIAARAHAEKLDVCVRDALQAANVTLKDLDAIAVTAGPGLIGGVMSGVMCAKGMSAATGLPLVGVNHLAGHALTPRLTDGVNFPYLMLLVSGGHCQYLIARGPEDFTRLGGTIDDAPGEAFDKTARLLGLPQPGGPSVQAEADAGDPKRYRFPRPLLDRPDCDLSFSGLKTALLRMRDQIVAEKGGLTRQDRADLCAGFQAAIVDTLTEKTRRALRLYMAANPPFPTVAVAGGVAANTAIRTGLETVCAEFGATFVAPPLALCTDNAAMIAYAGLERFKAGARDGMDLTPRPRWPLDNTSPSMLGGGRKGAKA; translated from the coding sequence ATGACAGATACTCACACGATCCTGGGGCTGGAAAGCAGCTGTGACGACACTGCTGCCGCCGTGGTGCGCCAAACCAGCGACCAACGGGCACAAATTCTGTCGTCTGTCGTATTCGGTCAGACCGACCTGCATCGCGCCTTTGGCGGGGTGGTTCCCGAAATTGCTGCGCGGGCCCACGCGGAAAAGTTGGACGTCTGTGTCAGGGATGCCTTGCAGGCCGCCAATGTGACGCTGAAGGACCTGGATGCCATTGCTGTGACGGCTGGTCCGGGCCTGATCGGCGGTGTCATGTCGGGCGTCATGTGTGCCAAAGGGATGTCCGCCGCTACCGGCCTGCCACTGGTCGGGGTAAACCATCTGGCCGGGCACGCGCTGACCCCGCGCCTGACAGATGGGGTGAATTTTCCTTATCTGATGCTGCTTGTCTCTGGAGGACATTGCCAATACCTGATCGCCCGCGGACCCGAAGATTTCACCCGACTGGGCGGCACAATTGACGATGCCCCGGGCGAAGCTTTTGATAAAACTGCACGTTTGCTGGGATTGCCCCAACCCGGCGGACCCTCGGTTCAGGCAGAAGCCGACGCCGGTGACCCCAAACGTTATCGCTTTCCTCGCCCCCTGCTGGATCGTCCCGATTGTGATCTCTCGTTCTCAGGGTTGAAAACTGCCCTGCTGCGGATGCGCGACCAGATCGTCGCCGAAAAGGGAGGGTTGACCCGGCAGGATCGCGCAGATCTGTGCGCGGGTTTCCAGGCGGCGATTGTCGACACATTAACCGAAAAAACCCGCCGCGCCTTGCGTCTTTACATGGCCGCAAACCCGCCCTTTCCAACCGTGGCCGTTGCCGGAGGTGTAGCGGCAAACACTGCAATTCGGACTGGGTTAGAGACTGTTTGCGCAGAATTCGGCGCGACCTTTGTCGCGCCTCCACTGGCTCTATGCACCGACAACGCCGCAATGATTGCCTATGCCGGGCTGGAGCGGTTCAAAGCAGGCGCGCGGGATGGCATGGACCTGACCCCTCGGCCCCGTTGGCCATTGGACAATACCAGCCCATCAATGTTGGGCGGCGGTCGCAAGGGGGCCAAGGCATGA
- a CDS encoding uroporphyrinogen-III synthase, producing MAGLLMTRPVAASRKFVAGLPDWVLALAPAVISPLLDIRESHVGVDLAGINGVIFTSSNGVRWARRLSPDVPAYCVGAATTWAAKNAGWQAEMRGENAETLIRSLTDVPVTAPLLHIRGCHGRGDVAQSLCGAGVPCSEVVVYEQQLLPLTEEARNLLMARNDIIVPLFSPRSARQFADTCPTGANPHLIAMSSAVADQLKELKFKSLTECETPDADAMKTQIINLCKSLHRVEGDGPAQ from the coding sequence ATGGCTGGCTTGTTGATGACCCGTCCTGTTGCGGCGTCCCGAAAATTTGTTGCAGGTCTGCCGGATTGGGTACTGGCTTTGGCACCTGCTGTGATCTCTCCACTGCTGGACATTCGCGAGAGTCATGTGGGTGTGGACCTAGCTGGGATCAACGGCGTGATCTTCACTTCGTCCAATGGCGTCCGCTGGGCACGACGGTTGTCGCCGGATGTTCCGGCCTATTGCGTTGGTGCGGCCACGACTTGGGCCGCGAAGAACGCGGGATGGCAGGCGGAAATGCGCGGAGAGAACGCCGAAACCCTGATCCGATCCTTGACCGACGTTCCTGTGACAGCGCCCTTGCTGCACATCCGCGGCTGTCACGGGCGGGGAGATGTGGCCCAATCATTGTGTGGCGCAGGTGTACCATGTTCGGAGGTTGTGGTTTACGAACAGCAACTGCTACCTCTGACTGAAGAGGCCCGTAACCTGTTGATGGCGCGTAATGATATCATTGTGCCGCTTTTCTCACCCCGCAGTGCGCGACAATTTGCCGACACTTGTCCCACGGGTGCAAATCCGCACCTAATTGCGATGAGTTCAGCCGTGGCTGATCAATTAAAAGAATTGAAATTCAAAAGCTTGACCGAATGTGAAACCCCAGATGCAGATGCGATGAAGACCCAGATCATTAATCTGTGCAAATCCCTGCACCGGGTTGAGGGAGATGGGCCCGCGCAGTAG
- a CDS encoding amino acid decarboxylase: MVEDAFAHIGTLRDRPVWQQMPQSVRDHFETNVPLDPMPVGAVYEEFQSHVLPYAMGNTHPRFWGWYMGSGNMTGAMADFLAAIDGSNLGGGNTAAAQVDRQVVNWLKQMVEFPASASGTLTSGGSVANMVCLTVARNKMAGVDVREEGITALPKPLRFYTSDQVHSASQKALETLGLGRRALHIVPSDANLKLDIAALKKAIEDDRAAGYLPTCVIATAGTTNTGAIDDMPTIADLCERENMWFHVDGCIGALIKIAPENRSLVDGIERADSMALDPHKWLHTPFEAGCALVRDAALHFHTFELHGEYLEEKPRGVAAAEFLGDYGFELSRGFKALKIWMSIKEQGVAKFGRLIDQNIAQGSYLTQLIQENALLELVAPTSINIVCFRYCGSSLAETELKELNTEIMLRLQETGVAVPSDTTVGDRHCLRVAINNHRTKKQDLDLLVREVTRLGQDLERARHNSLASHRS; encoded by the coding sequence ATGGTAGAGGATGCATTTGCGCATATTGGAACCCTGCGTGATCGGCCTGTCTGGCAACAGATGCCACAATCGGTTCGGGATCACTTCGAGACAAATGTACCACTGGACCCAATGCCGGTCGGGGCGGTGTATGAAGAATTTCAATCTCATGTTCTGCCATATGCTATGGGGAATACTCATCCACGGTTCTGGGGGTGGTACATGGGGTCCGGGAATATGACAGGGGCCATGGCTGATTTCTTGGCCGCCATAGATGGATCAAACCTGGGAGGTGGGAACACGGCGGCTGCACAGGTTGACCGACAGGTGGTCAACTGGCTCAAACAGATGGTCGAGTTTCCGGCTTCGGCCAGTGGCACGCTGACCAGCGGCGGGTCTGTTGCCAACATGGTTTGTCTGACCGTGGCCCGCAATAAGATGGCTGGGGTCGATGTGCGCGAGGAGGGGATTACGGCGCTGCCCAAACCATTGCGGTTTTACACGTCAGATCAGGTTCATAGCGCGAGTCAGAAGGCTCTTGAAACCCTGGGTTTGGGTCGGCGGGCGCTGCATATTGTTCCGTCTGATGCTAACCTGAAGTTGGATATCGCGGCTTTGAAAAAAGCTATCGAAGATGATCGGGCGGCCGGATACCTGCCCACTTGCGTGATTGCGACCGCGGGTACAACAAATACCGGTGCAATTGACGACATGCCGACAATTGCTGATCTGTGCGAACGGGAAAACATGTGGTTTCACGTCGACGGCTGTATCGGGGCATTGATCAAGATTGCGCCAGAGAACAGATCCCTGGTCGATGGAATAGAACGGGCGGATTCGATGGCCCTGGACCCTCACAAATGGTTGCATACGCCTTTTGAGGCTGGATGTGCGTTGGTTCGGGATGCCGCGCTCCACTTCCACACGTTTGAGCTGCATGGCGAATACCTGGAGGAAAAACCACGTGGCGTCGCAGCTGCCGAGTTTTTGGGTGACTACGGATTTGAATTGTCGCGTGGTTTCAAGGCGCTCAAGATCTGGATGTCGATCAAGGAGCAGGGCGTTGCCAAATTTGGTCGTCTGATTGACCAGAATATTGCCCAAGGTTCATATCTGACCCAGCTGATTCAGGAGAATGCGCTGTTGGAGCTGGTGGCACCGACATCAATCAATATCGTTTGTTTTCGTTACTGCGGCTCCAGCTTGGCTGAAACTGAGCTGAAAGAGCTGAACACGGAAATCATGCTGCGTCTCCAAGAGACCGGGGTGGCTGTGCCATCCGATACCACCGTTGGTGATCGCCATTGCCTGAGGGTCGCCATCAACAATCATCGTACCAAGAAACAGGATCTGGACCTGCTGGTGCGGGAAGTCACCAGGCTGGGGCAGGACCTGGAACGTGCCAGGCACAACAGCCTCGCGTCCCACCGATCATAA
- a CDS encoding DUF1028 domain-containing protein, translated as MTFSLVARCAETGMFGMAISSSSPAVAARCAFARAGVGAVASQNVTDPSLGPLTLDLMEQGLSATEAIAQVQRRGAHIDYRQVLAVDAQGDTAIHSGPNSLGIWTQAQGRDVASGGNLLANDGVCQAIVDGFEAATGHIGDRLIAAMRAGMAAGGEAGPVHSAGMLIVDTVSWPVAELRCDWSQDACPIENIAAAWDVYKPQLDAYIQRALDPREAPSYGVPGDE; from the coding sequence ATGACCTTTTCGCTGGTGGCGCGCTGCGCTGAAACGGGCATGTTCGGAATGGCGATTTCGTCATCTTCGCCAGCAGTCGCGGCGCGATGTGCCTTTGCCCGGGCGGGCGTGGGCGCGGTGGCGAGCCAGAATGTGACTGATCCCTCGCTGGGGCCTTTGACGCTCGATCTGATGGAGCAGGGGCTGAGTGCGACCGAGGCGATTGCCCAGGTGCAGCGGCGCGGTGCGCATATCGACTATCGCCAGGTTCTGGCTGTGGATGCGCAAGGCGACACGGCGATCCATTCCGGGCCCAACAGTCTGGGCATCTGGACCCAGGCGCAGGGGCGTGATGTGGCGTCGGGCGGTAATCTGCTGGCCAATGACGGGGTCTGCCAGGCCATTGTCGACGGGTTCGAAGCCGCGACTGGCCATATCGGGGACCGGCTGATCGCCGCGATGCGCGCCGGGATGGCGGCGGGTGGTGAGGCCGGCCCGGTGCATTCGGCGGGCATGCTGATCGTCGACACCGTCAGCTGGCCGGTGGCCGAATTGCGCTGTGATTGGTCCCAGGACGCCTGTCCGATCGAAAATATCGCCGCCGCCTGGGACGTCTACAAACCGCAACTGGACGCCTATATCCAGCGCGCCCTGGATCCCCGAGAGGCACCATCATACGGCGTGCCGGGCGATGAATAA
- a CDS encoding tetratricopeptide repeat protein, whose amino-acid sequence MLWSLLKILVFVAIIGLLALGAGILMETAGGVQITFAGTEYTLGALQSVIAFGALVVLVWAFLKLLSLLVATLRFLNGDETALSRFFDKGRERKGYQALADALMALASGEGRQAMAKAARAERYLEKPELTDLLTAQAAEMTGDTRKAAETYKRLVTNHQTRFVGVRGIMKQKLSEGDTDTARLLAEKALALRPKHEEVQDTLLKLQAQAQDWAGARQTLSTKLKTGTLPRDVYKRRDAVLALSSAKDLLADGATTEHQERAIEANRLSPDLVPAAAMAARADIAKGKKRAAIKVLRKAWETQPHPDLAHAFAEIEPDETAEQRVKRFTALTKIHPDHTETRLLAAELNIVAEDFPEARRSLGDLIDKAPDARAFTLMAAIERGEGASDAVVQGWLARALQAPRGPQWVCDNCHHTHAEWAPVCDTCASFDTLSWKAPEAAEVTSATGAHMLPLIVRSLEDKSEAPADTEVVIDINETPDDSAIDVTTEDMTDAKAKQA is encoded by the coding sequence ATGCTCTGGTCATTGTTGAAAATCCTCGTTTTTGTCGCGATCATTGGGCTTTTGGCTCTGGGCGCGGGCATCCTGATGGAAACCGCCGGCGGGGTTCAGATCACCTTTGCTGGAACTGAATACACGTTGGGCGCATTGCAGTCGGTGATTGCCTTTGGTGCGCTGGTGGTGCTGGTCTGGGCCTTCCTAAAGCTGTTGTCACTGCTGGTGGCTACTTTGCGGTTCCTGAACGGTGACGAAACCGCCTTGTCTCGGTTTTTTGACAAGGGGCGTGAACGCAAGGGGTATCAGGCATTGGCGGATGCCTTGATGGCGCTGGCTTCTGGTGAAGGACGCCAGGCCATGGCTAAGGCAGCGCGTGCCGAACGCTATTTAGAAAAACCAGAGTTGACCGATCTATTGACCGCACAGGCCGCCGAGATGACCGGCGACACACGCAAGGCGGCCGAGACGTACAAGCGGCTGGTGACAAACCACCAGACCCGTTTCGTTGGTGTGCGTGGGATCATGAAACAAAAGCTGTCCGAGGGTGATACAGACACCGCGCGACTTTTGGCGGAAAAAGCGCTGGCGTTGCGGCCCAAGCATGAAGAGGTTCAAGATACTCTTTTGAAATTGCAGGCGCAGGCACAGGATTGGGCGGGCGCGCGTCAAACTTTGTCGACCAAGCTGAAGACCGGAACCTTGCCGCGCGATGTTTACAAACGCCGCGACGCGGTTCTGGCGCTGTCGTCGGCAAAAGATTTGCTGGCTGATGGTGCTACGACTGAACATCAGGAGCGTGCGATTGAAGCCAACCGGCTGTCGCCGGATCTGGTTCCTGCAGCTGCGATGGCTGCCCGGGCGGATATTGCCAAGGGCAAGAAACGCGCGGCAATCAAAGTGCTTCGCAAGGCTTGGGAGACCCAGCCGCATCCCGATCTGGCTCATGCTTTTGCCGAAATCGAACCGGATGAGACCGCCGAACAGCGGGTGAAACGGTTTACAGCTCTGACCAAGATCCATCCAGACCACACTGAAACCCGACTGTTGGCTGCCGAGCTGAATATTGTGGCCGAAGATTTCCCCGAAGCCCGCCGGTCTTTGGGCGATCTGATCGACAAGGCACCGGATGCCCGTGCATTTACGCTAATGGCAGCCATCGAACGCGGCGAAGGGGCGTCCGATGCTGTGGTACAGGGTTGGTTGGCTCGGGCGTTGCAGGCACCACGCGGCCCACAGTGGGTCTGTGACAATTGTCATCATACACATGCGGAATGGGCTCCTGTCTGTGACACCTGTGCCAGCTTTGATACGCTCAGCTGGAAGGCTCCAGAAGCTGCCGAAGTCACCAGCGCAACGGGTGCGCATATGCTGCCCCTGATTGTTCGATCGCTGGAGGACAAAAGCGAAGCTCCTGCGGATACCGAAGTCGTGATAGATATCAACGAAACCCCTGACGATTCCGCAATCGACGTAACCACCGAGGACATGACCGACGCCAAAGCCAAGCAGGCGTAG
- a CDS encoding aldehyde dehydrogenase produces the protein MLDYTYQDWKTRAEALTLRGQAFIDGKFVDAVSGNTFDSINPATGAVLTAVAECDTADVDLAVVAGRRAFNDGRWSRMAPGDRKAVLLKLADLIRANLEEMALLDSLDMGKLVTDAATVDAPGSAHFFQWYAEAIDKIYDEVAPTGPGDLALVARVPLGVVGAVTPWNFPLDMATWKAAAALAAGNSVVLKPAEQSPLSALRLAELAVEAGLPDGVLNVVPGFGATAGRALGLHMDVDSLAFTGSTGIGKMFMQYSGQSNLKQVWPETGGKSPNLVFADCEDLDTAADMAAFGIFFNQGEVCSANSRLYVERSIKDAFVAKLIARARAMQPGDPLDPAAKMGAIVDEKQTQGIMRFIEAGKTSANLVAGGERITVGGKGCFVQPTIFDDVSHNNPLARDEIFGPVLSVIPFDSEEEAVTMANDSIYGLAASVWTDNLSRACRVADRLHVGTVSVNTVDALSAQTPFGGMKQSGFGRDLSLHSLEKYTALKTTWIKYKA, from the coding sequence ATGCTGGACTATACTTACCAAGACTGGAAAACCCGCGCTGAGGCTCTGACCCTGCGGGGGCAGGCCTTTATTGACGGCAAATTTGTTGATGCGGTTTCGGGTAATACCTTTGACAGCATCAACCCGGCGACAGGCGCGGTTCTGACTGCGGTTGCGGAATGTGACACGGCGGACGTGGATCTGGCCGTGGTAGCCGGACGGCGCGCGTTTAACGATGGTCGTTGGTCGCGCATGGCACCTGGCGATCGCAAGGCGGTTTTGCTGAAGCTTGCGGATTTGATCCGGGCCAACCTGGAAGAGATGGCGCTGCTCGACAGCCTGGACATGGGCAAACTGGTTACCGATGCGGCCACTGTCGATGCCCCGGGGTCAGCGCATTTCTTTCAGTGGTACGCCGAAGCCATCGACAAGATCTATGACGAAGTGGCCCCCACAGGTCCGGGCGACTTGGCTTTGGTGGCACGGGTTCCGTTGGGGGTGGTCGGGGCGGTGACGCCCTGGAATTTTCCCTTGGACATGGCAACATGGAAGGCAGCCGCGGCTCTTGCGGCCGGGAATTCGGTTGTCCTGAAACCTGCCGAGCAATCGCCTCTTTCTGCTTTGCGACTGGCGGAGTTGGCGGTCGAGGCCGGGTTGCCGGACGGCGTGTTGAACGTGGTTCCCGGCTTTGGCGCCACCGCAGGTCGGGCGTTGGGTCTGCATATGGATGTGGACAGCCTGGCCTTTACCGGGTCGACCGGTATTGGCAAAATGTTCATGCAATACTCTGGTCAATCCAATTTGAAACAGGTTTGGCCTGAAACCGGCGGCAAAAGCCCGAATCTGGTCTTTGCTGATTGCGAGGATCTGGATACGGCGGCAGATATGGCGGCCTTTGGCATCTTTTTTAATCAGGGAGAGGTCTGTTCAGCCAATTCGCGGCTTTATGTCGAAAGGTCGATCAAGGATGCATTTGTCGCAAAGTTGATCGCACGCGCCAGGGCCATGCAGCCGGGAGACCCATTGGATCCTGCCGCGAAAATGGGGGCCATCGTTGATGAAAAGCAGACCCAGGGCATTATGCGATTTATCGAGGCCGGCAAGACGTCTGCCAACCTGGTGGCGGGGGGTGAACGGATCACAGTGGGTGGCAAGGGATGTTTTGTACAACCAACCATCTTTGATGACGTGAGCCACAACAATCCTCTGGCGCGGGATGAGATATTTGGACCGGTGCTGTCGGTCATTCCGTTCGATTCCGAAGAAGAGGCCGTGACCATGGCCAATGATTCAATTTATGGGCTGGCGGCCTCGGTCTGGACCGACAATCTGAGCCGCGCCTGTCGGGTGGCAGACCGATTGCACGTCGGGACCGTGTCGGTGAACACGGTGGACGCTCTGTCGGCACAGACGCCGTTCGGTGGAATGAAGCAATCCGGGTTCGGGCGGGATTTGTCGCTGCACAGCCTTGAGAAATACACTGCGCTCAAGACCACCTGGATCAAGTATAAAGCCTGA